A window of Microbacterium luteolum contains these coding sequences:
- a CDS encoding deoxyguanosinetriphosphate triphosphohydrolase, with the protein MVADTQAGARTDGYDSRDAERFFAETHRSERDDFARDRARVLHSAALRRLAAKTQVLSPASTADFARNRLTHSLEVAQVGRELATALGVSADVVDTACLSHDLGHPPFGHNGERALNEWAENIGGFEGNAQSLRILTRLEAKVLDDDDHSVGLNLTRASLDATCKYPWTVDSPVPDPGGRLKFGVYPEDEAVFRWMREGAPGRLRCIEAEIMDLSDDIAYSVHDFEDAIVNGYVDVAQLADPRGHDALVGRIQQWVGYDFTRDELADALYRLASQSMWLPSFDRSRQALARLKNLTSDLIGRFARASVSATRDAYGGSNLVRYNAHVVVPRVVEAEIAVLKGIMGQAIVTIDARKGVYKEQRRVLKRLADSLWSTDALWSAGADVLEPAFAADFVAAVDDAERARVVVDQIASLTDQSAIDWHNRLVGEIDPAEVGIWTPRHARARAGAHAERRPVAEGVG; encoded by the coding sequence GTGGTGGCTGACACTCAGGCCGGTGCGCGGACCGACGGTTACGACTCCCGTGACGCCGAGCGCTTCTTCGCGGAGACGCACCGCTCCGAGCGCGACGATTTCGCCCGCGACCGCGCCCGTGTGCTGCACTCGGCGGCGCTGCGCCGCCTCGCCGCGAAGACGCAGGTCCTGAGCCCCGCGAGCACAGCCGACTTCGCGCGCAACCGCCTGACGCACTCGCTCGAGGTCGCGCAGGTCGGTCGCGAGCTCGCCACGGCCCTCGGCGTCTCGGCCGACGTCGTCGACACGGCCTGCCTGAGCCACGACCTCGGCCATCCGCCGTTCGGCCACAACGGCGAGCGCGCGCTCAACGAGTGGGCCGAGAACATCGGCGGGTTCGAGGGCAACGCCCAGTCGTTGCGCATCCTGACGCGGCTCGAAGCCAAGGTCCTCGACGACGACGACCACTCGGTCGGACTCAACCTCACGCGGGCGAGTCTCGACGCGACGTGCAAGTACCCCTGGACCGTCGACAGCCCGGTCCCCGATCCGGGCGGTCGACTCAAGTTCGGCGTCTACCCCGAGGACGAGGCCGTGTTCCGGTGGATGCGCGAAGGCGCCCCCGGGCGCCTCCGCTGCATCGAGGCCGAGATCATGGATCTCTCCGACGACATCGCGTACTCCGTGCATGACTTCGAGGACGCGATCGTCAACGGCTACGTCGACGTCGCCCAGCTCGCGGATCCGCGCGGTCACGATGCCCTCGTCGGCCGCATCCAGCAGTGGGTCGGCTACGACTTCACCCGTGACGAGCTCGCCGACGCCCTCTACCGGCTGGCGTCGCAGTCGATGTGGCTCCCGTCCTTCGACCGGTCGCGTCAGGCCCTCGCCCGTCTGAAGAACCTGACCAGCGATCTGATCGGGCGCTTCGCGCGTGCCTCCGTCTCGGCCACCCGCGACGCGTATGGCGGCAGCAATCTCGTGCGTTACAACGCCCACGTCGTCGTGCCCCGTGTCGTGGAGGCGGAGATCGCGGTGCTCAAGGGCATCATGGGACAGGCGATCGTCACGATCGATGCGCGCAAGGGCGTCTACAAGGAGCAGCGGCGTGTGCTGAAGAGGCTCGCCGACTCGCTGTGGTCGACCGATGCACTCTGGTCGGCGGGGGCCGACGTGCTCGAGCCCGCGTTCGCGGCGGACTTCGTCGCCGCGGTCGACGATGCCGAGCGCGCACGGGTCGTGGTCGACCAGATCGCGAGCCTCACCGATCAGAGCGCGATCGACTGGCACAACCGTCTGGTGGGCGAGATCGACCCCGCCGAGGTCGGCATCTGGACGCCG